A single genomic interval of Phycisphaerae bacterium harbors:
- a CDS encoding methyltransferase domain-containing protein, which produces MNQENVWHEDDEFWDLFAASMFTPRKWEEAVEEVDHLARLLDLAPGAAVCDLACGPGRHSIALARRGYATTGVDRTASYLAAAGDKAQAEGLHVEFVQADMRTFRRPEAFDAVINMLTAFGYFEDPDDDRRVAENVHRSLRPGGAFLLDVAGKEWVARIFQPRDWSRLDDGTIFLAERKVLKNWSWMWNRWMLFKDGRWFEKELSHRIYSAVELETLLRQAGFARVDIYGHISGEPYDHQAKRLIAVARKAS; this is translated from the coding sequence ATGAATCAAGAGAACGTGTGGCATGAAGATGATGAGTTCTGGGACTTGTTCGCCGCGTCGATGTTCACGCCCAGGAAATGGGAGGAGGCGGTCGAGGAGGTCGATCACCTCGCCAGACTCCTGGACCTCGCGCCGGGCGCCGCGGTCTGCGACCTGGCTTGCGGGCCCGGACGCCACAGCATCGCCCTGGCGCGGAGAGGCTACGCGACCACCGGCGTCGACCGGACCGCATCGTACCTCGCCGCCGCCGGCGACAAGGCTCAGGCTGAGGGTCTGCACGTCGAGTTCGTCCAGGCCGACATGCGGACCTTCCGCCGGCCCGAGGCGTTCGACGCCGTGATCAACATGCTCACCGCGTTCGGCTATTTCGAGGATCCCGACGACGACCGCCGGGTGGCGGAAAACGTCCACCGCTCGCTGCGGCCGGGCGGGGCGTTCCTGCTCGACGTGGCGGGCAAGGAGTGGGTGGCCCGCATCTTTCAGCCGCGCGACTGGTCGCGCCTCGACGACGGCACGATCTTTCTGGCTGAGCGGAAGGTCCTGAAGAACTGGTCGTGGATGTGGAACCGCTGGATGCTGTTCAAGGACGGGCGGTGGTTCGAGAAGGAGCTCTCGCACCGGATTTACTCAGCCGTTGAGCTCGAGACGCTGCTCCGCCAGGCGGGTTTCGCTCGCGTGGACATCTACGGCCACATCAGCGGCGAACCCTACGACCACCAGGCCAAACGCCTGATCGCGGTGGCGAGAAAGGCTTCCTGA
- a CDS encoding methyltransferase domain-containing protein — MTIDFECEKTWWDAKASREENDTGAEPINRALRWREIERRLDGVRTILDGGGGTGRFSIPLAKRGYAVTHLDLSPAMLDLARTKAEGLSNIAFVEGNAADLSRYADRSFDLVLATDGAVSFCGPEAQNALGECARVTGGTLIATVFHRAKLIAQWVDCSVQATGRLLPAVYAMADRGEWRQDQFAENGLLTTKNTHGRMAPIKAFLPDELRTVLEQAGLEVVRVGGLGSLTHLCEKETIERVLRDEALLAEFIELCDRYDHEVLPDGPGVRERCGLIAVAKRPARV, encoded by the coding sequence ATGACAATCGATTTCGAATGCGAAAAAACCTGGTGGGACGCCAAGGCGTCCCGGGAGGAAAACGACACCGGCGCCGAGCCGATCAACCGGGCCCTGCGCTGGCGTGAGATCGAGCGCCGTCTGGACGGCGTCCGGACGATCCTCGACGGCGGCGGCGGAACCGGACGGTTCTCGATCCCGCTGGCCAAGCGCGGGTACGCGGTGACGCACCTGGACCTTTCGCCCGCGATGCTCGATTTGGCGCGGACCAAGGCCGAGGGTCTGAGCAACATCGCGTTCGTCGAAGGCAACGCCGCCGACCTGTCGCGCTATGCCGACCGGTCGTTCGATCTGGTGCTGGCCACCGACGGAGCCGTCTCGTTCTGCGGGCCGGAGGCTCAGAACGCTTTGGGCGAATGTGCCCGCGTGACCGGCGGCACGCTGATCGCGACGGTCTTCCACCGGGCCAAGCTGATCGCCCAGTGGGTTGACTGCAGCGTCCAGGCGACCGGCCGGCTGTTGCCCGCCGTCTACGCGATGGCCGACCGCGGCGAGTGGCGGCAGGACCAGTTCGCCGAGAACGGTCTGCTGACCACGAAGAACACTCACGGCCGAATGGCCCCGATCAAGGCGTTCCTGCCGGATGAGTTGCGGACGGTTCTGGAGCAGGCGGGCTTGGAGGTGGTGCGAGTCGGTGGACTCGGCTCGCTGACGCATCTGTGCGAGAAGGAAACGATCGAACGCGTCTTGCGCGACGAAGCTCTGCTGGCTGAGTTCATCGAGCTCTGCGACCGCTACGACCATGAGGTCCTTCCCGACGGTCCGGGGGTTCGCGAGCGGTGCGGCCTGATCGCTGTGGCCAAGCGACCGGCACGGGTCTGA
- a CDS encoding class I SAM-dependent methyltransferase — translation MEKTYGTPELEWNRLERRRMEYAVTLRALEEHLPAAPADVVDIGGGPGRYAIELARRGYRVTLADLSKPSVDFARRKAIEVGAPLADCVKANAIDMPCFALESFDAVLLMGPLYHLIDPGHRLRAVREAYRIVKHGGVIVAAFLGPYRAHINAVANTPRYIVDDRNESEMILSTGIHRVKNPGTGFPDAWFAHPSQIEPLMAEGGFRQVALLSCEGLTTERDDQFNLLDPAVWQAWVELNYRVGHDPALHGAAQHLLYVGGKE, via the coding sequence GTGGAAAAGACATACGGCACCCCTGAACTGGAATGGAATCGTCTGGAGCGCCGGCGGATGGAGTACGCGGTGACGCTGCGGGCGCTGGAGGAGCATCTTCCCGCCGCGCCGGCCGACGTGGTCGATATCGGCGGCGGGCCGGGACGGTACGCGATCGAGTTGGCGCGGCGCGGGTACCGGGTGACGCTGGCCGACCTGTCCAAGCCGTCTGTGGACTTTGCCCGGCGCAAGGCGATTGAGGTCGGCGCGCCACTGGCGGATTGCGTGAAGGCCAACGCGATCGATATGCCGTGCTTTGCGTTGGAGAGTTTCGACGCGGTGCTGCTGATGGGGCCGCTGTACCACCTGATCGACCCGGGCCATCGGCTGCGGGCGGTCAGGGAGGCCTACCGGATCGTCAAGCACGGCGGCGTGATCGTGGCGGCGTTTCTTGGTCCGTACCGCGCCCACATCAACGCAGTTGCCAATACCCCGCGGTACATCGTGGATGATCGCAATGAGTCCGAGATGATCCTGAGTACCGGCATACACCGGGTGAAGAACCCCGGCACGGGCTTTCCCGATGCCTGGTTCGCCCATCCGAGCCAGATCGAGCCGTTGATGGCCGAGGGCGGCTTCAGACAGGTCGCTCTGCTCAGTTGCGAGGGACTGACGACCGAAAGGGACGACCAGTTCAACCTTCTCGACCCGGCGGTCTGGCAGGCCTGGGTCGAGCTGAACTACCGCGTCGGACACGATCCGGCTTTGCACGGAGCGGCCCAGCATCTGCTCTACGTGGGCGGAAAGGAATGA
- a CDS encoding class I SAM-dependent methyltransferase, which yields MTRTTDTQHLSVLENYWNGRADREAGREGVDPRKRVHTDLLWREIWRCVGGRERLTILDAGGGTGRFSIGLAEAGHHVVHLDISGKMLTEARRRSRHVQTMRFVQGSITSLGVFEDNAFDMVLCLDAPLSFCHDRYEQALGELVRVCRSTLVLNVFSRLAIVPLGVPFDVKHYRRLNTVHQVFDTGTLEVTEELRRLQPSIMPSWHAFMPDELAAMLEDEGCRPVRASAPGALACLVEPETLREILDEPDLYEEYLEFEERYDASPFVRGIACPGGSGLLVTAQKANGTR from the coding sequence ATGACACGCACAACCGACACGCAACACCTTTCGGTGCTGGAGAACTACTGGAACGGCCGGGCCGATCGCGAAGCCGGGCGCGAAGGGGTCGATCCGCGCAAGCGGGTCCACACCGACCTGCTGTGGCGGGAGATCTGGCGGTGCGTCGGCGGGCGCGAGCGGCTGACCATCCTCGATGCCGGCGGCGGGACCGGGCGGTTCTCGATCGGCCTGGCCGAGGCTGGGCACCACGTGGTGCACCTGGACATCTCGGGCAAGATGCTCACCGAGGCCCGACGGCGCAGCCGCCACGTCCAGACCATGCGGTTCGTTCAGGGCAGCATCACGAGTCTGGGCGTGTTCGAGGACAACGCCTTCGACATGGTGCTGTGCCTCGACGCGCCGCTGTCGTTCTGCCACGATCGCTACGAGCAGGCCCTGGGCGAACTGGTCCGCGTGTGCCGCTCGACGCTCGTACTCAACGTGTTCAGCCGCCTGGCCATCGTGCCGCTGGGCGTGCCGTTCGACGTGAAGCACTACCGGCGGCTCAACACCGTCCATCAGGTTTTCGATACCGGCACGCTTGAAGTCACCGAAGAGTTGCGGCGTCTTCAGCCGAGCATCATGCCGAGCTGGCACGCGTTCATGCCGGACGAGCTGGCTGCGATGCTCGAAGACGAGGGCTGCCGGCCGGTCCGCGCCTCAGCCCCCGGAGCACTGGCGTGCCTGGTCGAGCCGGAGACGCTGCGGGAGATCCTCGACGAGCCGGACCTCTACGAGGAGTACCTGGAGTTCGAGGAGCGTTACGACGCCAGCCCGTTCGTGCGGGGCATCGCGTGTCCCGGCGGCAGCGGCCTGCTCGTGACGGCTCAGAAAGCAAACGGAACCCGCTGA
- a CDS encoding GNAT family N-acetyltransferase produces MAGGVGRGLVETALSALRETGIGKCHIMVFADNRAGSAFWRRIGWSLRDDLRFMSKMIEEPMLGLA; encoded by the coding sequence GTGGCGGGCGGCGTCGGGCGCGGGCTGGTCGAGACGGCTTTGTCCGCCCTGCGTGAGACCGGCATCGGCAAGTGCCACATCATGGTGTTCGCGGACAATCGCGCCGGCAGCGCGTTCTGGCGGCGCATCGGCTGGTCGCTTCGCGACGACCTGCGTTTCATGTCGAAGATGATCGAGGAACCGATGCTCGGTCTGGCGTAG
- a CDS encoding class I SAM-dependent methyltransferase: MIQQPAWQFDELSQVGVDYADPAEVAAYEERHRRFRDLDGENRRLIERLGLSGQETLIDIGSGTGLFILAAAPHCAKIHAVDVSEAMLAFAQGRAKAAGVGNIAFHRGGFLTYEHAGEPADVIVTAAALHHLPDFWKQVGLNRLAAMLKPGGRLYVKDVVWSFDPAGYRAFFDGWLADTPAVRDQALVHARQEFSTTAWIMEGLLERAGLTIESVEHHGGFMAEYFCRRRE; encoded by the coding sequence ATGATACAGCAACCCGCGTGGCAGTTTGATGAGTTGAGTCAGGTTGGGGTCGATTATGCCGATCCGGCCGAGGTGGCGGCGTATGAGGAGCGGCATCGGCGATTTCGCGATCTGGACGGCGAAAACCGCCGGTTGATCGAGCGGCTCGGATTGAGCGGGCAAGAGACGCTGATCGATATCGGGTCGGGCACCGGGCTGTTCATCCTGGCGGCGGCGCCGCACTGCGCGAAGATTCACGCGGTGGATGTTTCGGAGGCGATGCTGGCGTTCGCGCAGGGGCGGGCGAAGGCGGCTGGGGTCGGCAACATCGCGTTTCATCGCGGCGGGTTCCTGACCTACGAGCATGCGGGCGAGCCGGCGGATGTGATTGTGACGGCAGCGGCATTGCACCACCTGCCGGACTTCTGGAAGCAGGTGGGCTTGAACCGGTTGGCCGCGATGCTGAAGCCCGGCGGGCGGCTGTACGTCAAGGACGTGGTCTGGTCGTTCGACCCGGCTGGATACCGAGCGTTTTTTGACGGCTGGCTCGCCGATACGCCGGCGGTGCGGGACCAGGCGCTGGTGCACGCCCGCCAGGAATTCAGCACGACGGCGTGGATCATGGAAGGCCTACTCGAACGGGCGGGGCTGACGATCGAGAGCGTCGAGCACCACGGTGGCTTCATGGCGGAGTACTTCTGTCGACGGCGGGAGTAG
- a CDS encoding GNAT family N-acetyltransferase yields MELRTERLVLREWREGDFGAVHAYATDPQTVRFMAFGPNTEEQTREFLVRQIERQGQDPRTDYGLAMTLREGGRLIGGCGIYLREREGASMGYMLRRDCWNRGYATEAARALLGLGFEQLGLHRIIAKCDTGNGASARVMEKIGMRREGHFRQSDLVRGEWRDEYLYAMLESEWREKHDGQ; encoded by the coding sequence GTGGAGTTGCGGACTGAACGGCTGGTGCTTCGCGAGTGGCGTGAGGGCGATTTCGGGGCGGTGCATGCGTACGCTACGGACCCGCAGACCGTGCGTTTCATGGCGTTCGGGCCGAATACGGAGGAGCAGACGCGGGAGTTTCTGGTTCGTCAGATCGAACGGCAGGGTCAGGATCCGCGGACGGACTACGGGCTGGCGATGACGCTGCGGGAAGGCGGCCGGCTGATCGGCGGCTGCGGGATCTATCTGCGCGAGCGGGAGGGGGCGTCGATGGGGTACATGCTTCGCCGCGACTGCTGGAATCGCGGGTACGCCACCGAGGCGGCCAGGGCGCTGCTGGGTTTGGGGTTTGAGCAGCTTGGACTGCACCGCATCATCGCCAAGTGCGACACCGGGAACGGAGCGTCGGCGCGGGTGATGGAGAAGATCGGCATGCGGCGTGAGGGGCACTTCCGGCAGTCCGATCTGGTGCGCGGCGAATGGCGCGACGAGTATCTCTATGCGATGCTCGAGTCCGAGTGGCGGGAGAAGCACGATGGCCAATGA
- a CDS encoding GNAT family N-acetyltransferase: MANENLQLVELSVRHRDALLAMVKEYHDQGDPRHGGVLEDVDAYIRRQQDNSAGRTLDEGIVPQTTYVLVSDGALLGTARLRHALVESLKIEDGHIGYDIRPSQRRKGYGTAILRLVLAEARKLGLDRVLVTCDIDNVGSGKIIRANGGVFDRETISPRSGKRVSLYWIDLSARVAEGEIIIRDATLEDIPGMVAVRIATWRTTYVGIVPDHVLDEQSQEKIEARWRQWHLEMKPDDVTLVAEDNGTVVGFAKGGAHWGDVPGYDGRLGGLYILKSHQRRGLGRRLVAAFAKRLAARGCRSLAIWVLARNPSRGFYERLGGTPVAEQPIDIGGVALPEVAYGWPDISVLFQAK; this comes from the coding sequence ATGGCCAATGAGAATCTGCAGCTCGTCGAGCTTTCGGTTAGGCACCGGGACGCGTTGCTGGCGATGGTCAAGGAATATCACGACCAGGGTGATCCGCGGCACGGCGGGGTTTTGGAGGACGTTGACGCATACATCCGGCGGCAGCAGGACAACTCCGCTGGGCGGACTCTCGACGAAGGCATCGTGCCGCAGACGACGTACGTTCTGGTCAGCGACGGGGCGCTATTGGGCACGGCGCGGCTGCGGCACGCGCTGGTTGAAAGCCTGAAGATCGAAGACGGCCACATCGGCTACGACATCCGGCCGTCGCAGCGGCGAAAGGGGTACGGGACGGCCATTCTCCGTCTGGTCCTGGCGGAGGCCCGCAAGCTCGGCCTGGACCGCGTGCTGGTGACCTGCGACATCGACAACGTCGGTTCGGGCAAGATCATCCGCGCCAACGGCGGCGTGTTCGACCGCGAGACCATCTCGCCGCGCTCCGGCAAGCGGGTCTCGCTGTATTGGATCGACCTGTCCGCGCGGGTTGCCGAGGGCGAGATCATCATCCGCGACGCGACGCTGGAGGACATTCCGGGCATGGTCGCCGTGCGGATCGCCACGTGGCGGACGACTTACGTCGGGATCGTACCGGACCACGTGCTGGACGAGCAGTCGCAGGAGAAGATCGAGGCCCGGTGGCGGCAGTGGCATCTGGAGATGAAGCCGGATGACGTGACGCTGGTGGCGGAGGATAACGGGACGGTCGTCGGTTTCGCCAAGGGCGGGGCCCACTGGGGTGACGTGCCCGGTTACGACGGGCGGCTCGGCGGGTTGTACATTCTCAAGTCGCACCAGCGTCGCGGGTTGGGCCGGCGGCTGGTGGCGGCGTTTGCCAAGCGGCTTGCCGCCCGCGGCTGTCGTTCGCTGGCGATCTGGGTGTTGGCCCGGAATCCGTCGCGCGGCTTTTACGAGCGTCTCGGCGGGACGCCGGTTGCGGAGCAGCCGATCGATATCGGCGGTGTGGCATTGCCCGAGGTGGCCTACGGCTGGCCGGATATTTCGGTGCTGTTCCAGGCGAAGTGA
- a CDS encoding class I SAM-dependent methyltransferase, whose protein sequence is MKEAFVVNAPVGFDWRGWIERWDRMQERYIPFRGERMTLMVELIRRTQETPKRVVDLGCGPGSLMHAILEALPDTQVIGVDFDPTLLGLARKRLEAFGQRVALLQADLRSPHWSDRIDGPCGAVVSATSLHWLSESQLASLYGRIGRLLIPGGIFLNADHVGSVIPAVQRFWGDRRSAMLDRADPNVDDWKGFWRRVGEALGLDTDALHREIIGDWSGVEEGLPLSWHFERLGESGFGAVDCFWRSGGDAIYGGLRGDG, encoded by the coding sequence ATGAAAGAAGCCTTCGTGGTAAACGCTCCGGTCGGCTTCGACTGGCGCGGTTGGATCGAGCGCTGGGACCGCATGCAGGAGCGGTACATTCCGTTTCGCGGCGAGCGGATGACGTTGATGGTGGAGTTGATCCGCCGGACGCAGGAGACGCCGAAGCGGGTGGTCGATCTGGGGTGCGGACCGGGTTCGCTGATGCACGCGATTCTTGAAGCGCTGCCGGACACCCAGGTGATCGGCGTCGACTTCGATCCGACTCTGCTGGGCCTGGCCCGCAAGCGATTGGAGGCGTTCGGGCAACGGGTCGCACTGCTGCAGGCCGATTTGAGGAGTCCGCATTGGTCTGACCGGATCGACGGGCCGTGCGGGGCCGTGGTCTCGGCCACCTCGCTTCACTGGCTCAGCGAATCGCAGTTGGCTTCGTTGTACGGGCGGATCGGCCGGCTGCTTATTCCGGGCGGCATTTTTCTGAACGCCGATCACGTCGGCAGCGTCATCCCAGCCGTTCAGCGGTTCTGGGGCGACCGGCGGTCCGCGATGCTCGACCGGGCCGATCCGAACGTCGACGACTGGAAGGGATTCTGGCGGCGCGTCGGCGAGGCGCTCGGCCTTGACACCGACGCTCTTCACCGCGAGATTATTGGCGATTGGTCCGGCGTCGAGGAAGGCCTGCCGCTTTCGTGGCATTTCGAACGGCTTGGCGAGTCCGGATTCGGCGCGGTCGACTGTTTCTGGCGGTCGGGCGGCGACGCGATTTACGGCGGCCTGCGCGGCGATGGGTAG
- a CDS encoding HIT family protein has protein sequence MVFVPDRQYIVYETAHWRVNHRVDTAYPGYLMAAPRDPRAGSLPDLGPDALSELGPLLAWISRVIETTLQPRHLYLGRFGHQSGHNLHFHIIPIYDWTIRLYHSDPRYRMLKQFYRDADGDDSPDGADLTLFVWRECCEGGKPLPPEAPSVARTVETLREAFAAERRA, from the coding sequence ATGGTCTTCGTTCCCGACCGGCAGTACATCGTTTACGAGACCGCGCATTGGCGGGTGAATCATCGGGTGGATACGGCGTATCCCGGCTACCTGATGGCGGCGCCGCGCGATCCGCGGGCTGGGAGTCTGCCGGACCTGGGGCCGGATGCGCTGTCGGAGCTTGGGCCGCTGCTGGCGTGGATCAGCCGCGTCATCGAGACCACGCTGCAGCCCCGACACCTCTATCTCGGCCGGTTCGGCCATCAGAGCGGCCATAACCTGCACTTTCACATCATTCCCATCTACGACTGGACGATCCGGCTTTACCATTCAGACCCGCGATACCGGATGCTCAAGCAGTTCTATCGCGACGCTGACGGCGACGACAGCCCGGACGGAGCCGACCTGACGCTGTTTGTGTGGCGGGAGTGCTGCGAAGGCGGGAAACCGCTGCCGCCCGAAGCGCCGTCGGTGGCTCGGACGGTTGAAACTCTCAGAGAGGCCTTCGCTGCGGAGCGCCGGGCTTGA
- a CDS encoding HAD family hydrolase: MIKGVFFDLYGTLLVMDNPAEGWERWLDRLYDQARRCGYRRSRDELAQRCEGLFTRPEPAANDGLTIYESRIAALYGELGLRPAPDDVRAAAEATVNAWNDRLRLDEDTREVLSRLGERRRLALITNFDHPPFIPTVLARMGLDGFFEHVTISGQVGVKKPDPRIFAPALGATGLSPDEVVYVGDSVEDVEGAVAAGIAPIRIERGGVDRSGVIRDYRPDRTAQQLADEYATDQPARTIASLSELVSVVDELRIK; the protein is encoded by the coding sequence ATGATCAAGGGCGTTTTTTTTGATTTGTACGGCACGTTGCTGGTGATGGACAACCCGGCTGAGGGGTGGGAACGGTGGCTCGATCGGCTGTATGACCAGGCGCGGCGGTGCGGATACCGCCGATCCCGCGACGAACTTGCGCAGCGGTGCGAGGGTCTGTTCACGCGGCCGGAGCCGGCGGCGAACGACGGGTTGACCATCTACGAGTCGCGCATCGCAGCGTTGTACGGCGAGCTGGGCCTGCGCCCGGCGCCGGATGACGTGCGGGCCGCGGCTGAGGCCACGGTCAACGCGTGGAACGATCGGTTGCGGCTCGATGAGGATACGCGCGAGGTGCTTTCGCGGCTTGGCGAGCGCCGCCGGTTGGCGTTGATTACCAATTTCGATCATCCGCCGTTTATCCCGACGGTTTTGGCGCGGATGGGCCTCGACGGGTTCTTCGAGCACGTGACGATCTCGGGGCAGGTGGGCGTCAAGAAGCCCGATCCGCGGATTTTCGCTCCGGCGCTTGGCGCGACGGGGCTTTCGCCGGACGAGGTGGTCTACGTCGGCGACAGCGTCGAGGACGTGGAAGGGGCGGTGGCGGCGGGGATTGCGCCGATCCGGATCGAGCGCGGCGGCGTGGACCGCAGCGGGGTGATCCGCGACTACCGGCCGGACCGGACGGCCCAGCAGCTCGCCGACGAATACGCGACCGATCAGCCGGCCCGGACGATCGCGAGTTTGAGCGAGTTGGTAAGCGTCGTTGATGAACTGCGTATCAAATGA
- a CDS encoding class I SAM-dependent methyltransferase, translating into MADGNLKRYELFGWDYPLVNALSDQEVGWYRGYAERTGGPVLGLACGTGRLLCRLAEAGFEAVGLDITERMLDLARGFAAELDEAARKRMTLIRGDMAEFDLGRQFGLITVADNSFRELATREQHLACLRCVRRHLRDDGIFLMTERRFQAHLYPGGRREFGWSEPTVDPRSGCLVSRRGELRLVKDGTWISGAFHYRITASDGSERIERCPIESPILLVEDYHRLFSEAGLSAELHVGYEHRSDDGQDPILCFVAR; encoded by the coding sequence ATGGCCGATGGGAATCTCAAGCGTTACGAGCTGTTCGGCTGGGACTATCCGCTGGTCAACGCTTTGAGCGATCAGGAGGTCGGTTGGTATCGCGGTTACGCCGAGCGGACGGGCGGGCCGGTTTTGGGGCTGGCGTGCGGGACGGGGCGGTTGTTGTGCCGTCTGGCAGAGGCGGGTTTCGAGGCGGTCGGGCTCGATATCACGGAGCGGATGCTCGATCTGGCCCGCGGGTTCGCAGCCGAACTGGACGAGGCCGCGCGGAAGCGAATGACGCTGATCCGCGGCGACATGGCTGAGTTCGATCTGGGCCGGCAGTTCGGCCTGATCACCGTCGCCGACAATTCGTTTCGCGAACTGGCGACGCGCGAGCAGCACCTCGCATGCCTCCGCTGCGTGCGGCGGCACCTTCGCGATGACGGCATCTTCTTGATGACCGAACGGCGGTTTCAGGCGCATCTGTATCCGGGCGGCCGGCGCGAGTTCGGCTGGAGCGAGCCGACGGTCGATCCGCGCAGCGGGTGCCTGGTCTCGCGGCGGGGCGAGTTGCGTCTCGTAAAGGATGGCACGTGGATATCCGGCGCGTTCCACTATAGAATAACCGCATCCGACGGATCGGAGCGGATCGAGCGTTGCCCGATCGAGAGTCCGATCCTTTTGGTCGAGGATTACCATCGGCTTTTCTCCGAGGCGGGTTTGTCGGCGGAGTTGCACGTCGGCTACGAGCATCGTTCGGACGACGGCCAGGATCCGATCCTCTGTTTTGTCGCCAGGTAG
- the aac(3) gene encoding aminoglycoside 3-N-acetyltransferase has product MSQPAGNIEPPAVTHSRLVKDLSALGVARGQLVMLHASVKSIGWVVGGPDVVLSALFEVLGPEGTLMMVVGWEDSTYEMDEWPAEKRQAYHDECPAFDPSRSRACRNMSILTEYLRTWPGARRSGHPDCSYAAVGPLAEWIVRDHPLQYGHGVGSPLAKLCEAGGSVLLLGSPLVHVTLLHYAECLADVPGKRVVRYRAPVLRDGRRVWVELEEYDTCNGIVGSSDQYFPAIMEAYLTVGHGRSGLVGHGRSYLFHAPHLTRFAVEWMERHLRGKAPAV; this is encoded by the coding sequence ATGTCTCAGCCTGCGGGGAACATCGAACCGCCCGCGGTTACGCACAGCCGGTTGGTTAAGGACCTGAGCGCGCTGGGCGTGGCTCGCGGGCAGCTTGTCATGCTCCACGCTTCAGTGAAGTCCATCGGTTGGGTCGTCGGCGGCCCTGATGTGGTCCTTTCGGCCCTGTTCGAGGTTCTGGGTCCCGAGGGCACGCTGATGATGGTGGTCGGCTGGGAAGACAGCACCTACGAGATGGATGAGTGGCCCGCTGAGAAGCGACAGGCCTATCACGACGAGTGCCCTGCGTTCGATCCCTCGCGGTCGCGGGCGTGTCGCAACATGAGCATCCTGACCGAGTATCTGCGCACGTGGCCGGGGGCCCGTCGCAGCGGACATCCCGACTGTTCGTACGCCGCGGTCGGTCCGCTGGCCGAGTGGATCGTCCGCGATCATCCGCTGCAGTACGGTCACGGCGTTGGTTCTCCACTGGCCAAGCTGTGCGAGGCCGGCGGTTCGGTGCTGCTGCTCGGCTCGCCGCTGGTTCACGTCACGTTGCTGCATTACGCTGAGTGCCTGGCCGACGTTCCCGGCAAGCGGGTGGTCCGGTATCGAGCGCCCGTTCTTCGCGACGGCCGCCGCGTGTGGGTTGAACTGGAGGAGTACGACACCTGCAACGGCATCGTCGGTTCCTCGGACCAGTACTTCCCGGCCATCATGGAGGCCTACCTCACCGTCGGACACGGCCGATCCGGACTGGTCGGCCACGGCCGATCTTATCTCTTTCATGCTCCACACCTGACACGTTTTGCCGTAGAATGGATGGAACGGCACCTGCGGGGAAAAGCTCCCGCGGTGTAG